From the Synechococcus sp. Nb3U1 genome, the window GGGCTGAAGAGTTTCTCTTCTGGCTCTGCTAGTTTTGTGCTAGCGAAAGTTCTTTCGAGGAAAACGATCAATAATGGACGCTTCTGGCAGTAGTTTGTGTGCTACCGAGCAGGAATTTGTCCTCGCGGATGAAGACCCTTATGGGCCCAGGTGTGGCCTACCCTGCCCTGAAAATGGCTGGGATCATTGGGTGATCGGGTTAGTGAGCTTGCTAAGTTAATTTTTGGCTTGGGGAGCTCATCTCGGTCGGCGATGAACCTAGCGACTGAGCAGAGCTCCGACAGGGTGTTCCTTGTGAGAGTTTGTGTGAGCCGATTTGGCTTGCCTTGTTCAGAATTTGGGCAGCTTTGGGTGCTTCGGAGGAGAGGTTATCTCTATCCGGGCACCCTGCTTGTTGCGTCATCAATCCAAGAGGGATCCCTTGGGATGACCGATATTGGTTTGTACATTCTTATGTGCATCCTTAACAGGACAGCTACATTTTTTAGGTGTTCATAGGCTATCTGTGAGCAACAAATTTCTGTGCTGAAGATGGCCAATGATTTTAGTGATCCTGGCGATCTTTAGGGATTGGTTTTGAGCGTTTACGGAAGGAGCATCATCCTGAGTTAATCCAAACGACTGGAGGTGTATTATGCAAAGCAAAGCCAACGTACTCAACGATCTCCTGCAACCCTTTGCTCTAGAAGCCGCCAAGCAAGAGGCCAATCGCATTGCGGCGGTGGAGCTGGTGCAGCTGTTGCTGGAACTACCCCACCACAAGCGGATCCTGGCCTTTCGGTTGTTGGAAAAAGACAAAGCAATAGCGGTGTTTGAGTACCTGCGACCGGAGCAGCAAGCGGATCTGATTCGCTCCATGGAAAGCCCAGAGGCCCTGGGATTAATCGAATCCCTTAAGCCAGATGACCGGGTGCGCCTGTTCGACGAGCTACCCGCCAAGGTGACCAAGCGATTGATGGCCAACCTTAGCCCCCAGGCGCGGGAGAGCATCAACCTGTTGTTAGGCTATCCTCCCCGCAGTGTCGGGCACATTATGAACGTCCGCTACCTAGCGGTGCGGGATACCGTTACCAATCGAGAAGCCCTAGAGCTGGTGCGGCAATCAAATCTTTCGGATAACGAGCTGGCCATTGTCTTCGTAGTCGATAGCCAGCGGTTTTACCGGGGGTTTGTGCGTACCATTCGCCTACTCAAAGCGGATCCTGATCTGCCCATTACCTCTCTAACCGAGGGGCAGCGCATCAGCATTGCTGCTACCGAACGGGATCTGATGGCGGCCAAGCTGCTCAAAGATCACGATCTACCAGCGGTGGCAGTGGTGGACAAAGAAGGCCGTCTGATCGGCGACATCACCTTCGACGATGTGATCGATCTGGTAGAAGAAGAGGCCACCGATGCTGCCTTTGCCAAAGCCGGGGTGGGCAACCTCCTCAGCCGAGACAAAGTCTGGAGCGAGAACCTAGTCAAAGGATCCATGTGGTACAGCGTCCGCCTGCGGATTCTGTTTTTGATCGTCACCCTCATCGGCGGAATGATCGTCGGGACGGTGATCACCACCTATGAGGAGGTTTTAGAAGCGGTGGCGGTGGCGGCCGTCTTCATCCCAGTGGTAATGGATATGGGGGGCAACACAGGGACTCAATCCACCACCATCTTTGCCCGGGGTTTGGCGTGGCAACACGTCAACACCAACCGGATCATCCCCTACATCCTGCGAGAAGCCCGGATTGGCGCCACCATGGGGGCTGTTTTGGGAGTTGCAGCTGGGGTGATCGCTTACTTTTGGCAAGGGTTGCCTAATGATGTCCCGCAATTGGGCTTGGCAGTAGGGCTGGCTTTGTTCTTTGTGGTCACCTTGGGGGCCGTCTTGGGGGCCATCCTACCTTGGGCTCTGTTAAAAATGGGCTTCGATCATGGGCCTGGAGCAGATCCATTCATCACCACCATCAAAGATTTCACCGGCTTGTGGTTTTACTTTGTCATGGTGTCGTGGTTGCTCGGCATTCAGGTTGAGTAGCCTTCTGATTGAACTAAGCAAACAGGAAGCACACAGGAAGAATCTGGTGAGAACCCTGATATCTCAGGGTTCTCCTGGTAACTCCTAAGATTGAACATCAAATTTGGAAACTTTGCCTACGCATCTAGGAGGTGTGTCATGAACCGCTTTCCCTCTCAAGCTCCCCTAGAGCAGTTTGAAAAGAAGCTACAGTATTTTGCCCATCGAATCTCGATCATCACGGCTCTAGAAACCGGGGGCAAGTTATCTCCTGGCCAAGCCTTTGACATGATGGAATCCCTTTGGGTAAATCTAGAATCAACGGGTGATGAAGCGTTTTTAGCCATCAGTTATGACTATGAAGGGGGTGAGAGCTGATTCACAAACAGAATCCATGAGATGGATCAGGGTTTAGGGCTGGTCAACAGATCTTGAGGGCTACCGGAGAGACAATAACAAACTGCAAAACTCCTCCCATCCGGGATGCTTGACTTTCGCAACTTTCGTAACAGAAAGCACATTTTTGCTTCAGGGCAGATCCTAGCCTAAGCCCATGACACAGCTACTTTCTGAGACCGCCCGCACCCAGGGCATCGACTATTTTCTGCTCTCCTTTACGGATCTATTCGGGATCCAGCGGGCCAAGCTGGTGCCTACCTCAGCGATCGACGCGATGGCGGATGGTCAGGCGGGGTTTGCCGGGTTTGCTGCCTGGCTGGATCTCACCCCGGCTGACCCGGATGTGTTTGCTCAACCGGATCGAGAGCGACTCTACCAACTGCCCTGGCAGCCTGAGCTGGGCTGGATGCCTGCTGATCTGATCCAGGCGAACGGGGATCCCCTCGAGCAAACGCCCCGCTGGGTTTTGAAAAGGGTGCTCGCTCAGGCGGAGGCCATGGGCTTGCGGGCGAAGACGGGGGTGGAGTGCGAGTTCATGCTCTTCTCCCCCGAAGAGTGGGCGGTTTCCGATCCGCGAGATCAGCAGGCTAAGCCCTGTTATGACCAACAGAGCCTGATGCGCCGCTTCTCGGTGATTCGAGACATTTGCGATGGCATGCAAAAGCTGGGCTGGAATCCTTATCAAAACGACCACGAAGATGCCAATGGTCAGTTTGAGATGAACTGGCTATTTGATGATGCCCTCGTTACCGCCGATCGCCATGCTTTTTTTAAGTACATGGTGAAAAGCATTGCCGAGCAGCAGGGCTACCGCGCCACCTTTATGCCCAAGCCCTTCCCCCATCTGACGGGCAACGGCTGCCATACCCACATTTCCCTCTGGGATCCCTCGGGGACAACCAATCTGTTTACCGATGCGACTGGAGAGTTGGGCCTGTCTAAGCTGGCCTATCACTTCATAGCGGGGGTGCTGCACCATGCCCCGGCACTGTGTGCCCTAACCAACCCAACGGTGAATTCCTATCGCCGCCTCAATGCACCCGTTACCCTCTCGGGTGCCACCTGGTCTCCCAGTACCATCAGCTACAGCGGCAACAATCGCACCCATACGATTCGTATTCCGGATGGGGGGCGGTTTGAGCTGCGTTTAGCGGATGCCTCGGCTAACCCCTATCTGCTGACAGCGGGCCTGATTGCAGCGGGCCTGGACGGGATCCAACAGCAGCGGGATCCTGGGCCTCGGTCTGATAACAACACGTACACTGCTCCGACTGCTAATGCCCCGATTCTACCAGGCTCTCTGCATGAGGCGCTGGATAACTTGGCTCAAAGTTCCGTCTTGAGAACAGCTTTAGGGGATCCGTTTGTGAATGCCTATTTGAAGCTGAAGCGGCAGCAGTGGCAGGAGTTTAGCCACCAGATCACCCCTTGGGAGCGAGAGACTACTTTAGATTGTTGAAGAGGGTCTCCACAACAGCCACAGAATCGGGGATAGTTGAGGCATCCTCCCTGCTTCCACCCATGCTCAGGCGACCTGGCGCTTTCGGCCTCTCCTCTATCCTGTTGCTAGGCAGCCTTTTGACGGTAATCCGTTCCGAGGAACCTACCCTGGCCTTGGAAGTGTTGCAACGGGGCATCACCGTCACCGTCCCGGCGGGAGAAGGAGCGATCACCCTCTACGAGGATGTCAATCTGTTGGGGCGCTCTCTGACCTTGGTGCGAGATAGCGACTTCTTGGGCCATCAAAACTTTAACGACCGTGCCTCCAGCCTGCAAGTGCATTCTGGCCAATGGCAGCTTTGCCCCGATGCCTACTACGGGGCGGGCTATGTCGGCAGGTGGGGCCAGGGGTATATCCGAATCTGGCCAGCCTCGGGATCCCCAACGATACCCTCAGCTCGGTGCGATGGGTCAGCGGTGGGGGCAGTGGGGGCTCCGTGTTGCCCCCTAGCGGCGGCATTCAACCTCTCCCGCAACCGATCGGATCCCTGATCCTCTACGAAAACGCCAACTACCAGGGCCGTTCTTTGGGGGTATCCGACAGCCTGCGCGACCTCAACACTCAAGGGTTTAACGACCTCACCACCAGCTTGCAAATCAACAGCGGGGTTTGGGATCTCTGTGAAGATGTCAACTGGCAGGGTTACTGTCGCCGCTTGGGGCCAGGACGCTATCCAGATGTCCGGTTGGTGGGCATCAACAATGACACCATCAGCTCCGTCCGCTTGGTTTCCGTCGATGGCTCCGGTGGATCGGGGGGAACCATTCTGCTGCCGCCCTCGGTCGTCTATCCACCCTATGTGCCCTCTGTGCCACCCCCTCGAGACAACTATGGCCGCGACAGCAGCGGTTGCTTGGATGGCTACTATCGCCAAGGGGCCTATTGCGTGCGGTACTGATTCGGTTACAGAGGAGAACCGACTGGCAAGGCGGTTGCAGACTGCTTTGTCGCCAGCTTGTCTCCTCCAATCAGGGCATTGAGGCTTGCTGCCAAACCAAACCCTCCTGTTGCGAACTGGGTTAGTACCTGCGGGGCCAGATCTCCGAGGCGATACAAACTGACCCCCGCCACCAGCCCTGGAAAGAGGCCACTACCCCAGCCTCCCCACAGCCAAGATCCCAGCCCTTCCGCCAACAGCAGCAGGGCACTATTCACCACCAGCGGTCGCCACAAGCCCTCCTGACGGGATCCTAGCGCCCCACGTAGCGTTCCCCAGGGCAGTCTCAGTCGCAGACAGAGGCCCAACAGCCACAGGCCATCCAGGAGCGGGGCCAGCAGCAGATCCAACCCCAGGGGGGCCAACCCGATCCCAAGCCCTTTGGCGAGGCTACAGGCTTTGCTCCACCGATCCACAAAACCGGCATGATGCTGCCATTGTTTGCGGAGAATTTGGGCCTGAAGGCGATCCAGCCGCTTCAACACATTCAAAGCCAGCAGGGATCCCGCCTCTGTTTGCAGAATCTGCAAAATTCGCCCCCGCAAAGCATCCATCTGGGGCGCAGGACGTTCCCAGTCGGTGGTGATGCGGCCATCCGGCCAGTGGGTACGCACCTTAACCGGTTTGGGGCAGGCGGCTACGGTTAAAATCTCTAACCCCAGGCCCAACTGCGGACGACTGATCTGGGCGCGAATTGCTTCCAAATCCTCTGCGGAATAGAGGTCGCACTTGTTCAACACCAGTAGGATCGGCTTGTGCAGGGTGCGCAGCTCGAGTAGCGCCTGATACTCCAATTGGGTCAAATCGGCGGCGATGACAAACAAGATCAGATCTGCCGAGCGGGCCACATCCCAGGCCAACTGCTCACGGGCTTCCCCTTCTACTTCGTTCAAACCAGGGGTATCGATCAGCCTCACCCGCCACGGAATCCCTGACTCTGGACGCCACAGCATCGATTGCGGCTGTTGAGTCACTCCATTCAAAGGCCCTACTTTCAATCGTGTTTCCCCGGTCAGAGCATTCAACACTGCCGATTTACCTCGATTCACCAAACCAAACACAGCAATGGAAAACAGCCGCGATCCAAGCCGCTTGCGTAACTCCGACAAAGACCGTAACTCCGGCTTCAGATCAGCACGGTTGGCGACCGCTTGCCAGTGCTCCCAGCAGTGATTCAAAACAGTTTCCGCTTGGGCTAGGGGAGTGATCATAGACACCCGCGAACAGCTAACCCTCACTCTAGTGGGAATTGCCCGCCACAGCCAGCCCACCTCTGCCTCCCCCCGAGCGTGGGGAAATGCGACTGGATCCGAACCCCTGAGAATAGGGCATGATCACTTTAGGATGTGCTTGCGCTATCCCATGGTTAACAATTGACCAAGCTAGACACCCTCATCCTTGGCTGCCATGCGCTATTCCATCCCCAAATCCCTCCGGTGGTTACGTCTAGGGGGATCCCATCGCTCCAAACAGGAGCGCATGATCGTGCGGGGTCTGCTGGCCTTTTCCGGGGCACTCCTGATTATGGATATTGTGCTTTTGAGCCTTCTTCCCTGACCGATTCAAATCGGGGCGACAAGGCCCCCTTGGGCTTAGCTGTGCGCTTTCGGCAACAAGGGAAAGATCAGGAATAATAGAAGCGGCCCGGGAAGAGCACGAGCTCCAGAGCCTGGGTTGTCCTATTTTCCATTGTTTGAGGTCGATTATGGCTTTGCACGAGGCGGCTAATACGCCCCGGATTAATGCGCGTGAGTTCGATGCTTTCGATATTTTCAACCTCAAGCACTACCTCGGCCCCAACCCCTACCTAAATACCGCTGCCCTCACCTTCGACTTCACCCTCACCTACTCCCTCAAGCCGTTACCCATCGAGAGCTATCTAGCCCAGGTGTGTCAGCATCTACCGCAGCTACAGGGAGAAAGCTACCTGTCCTATGCCCACTTGTTTGCCCACCTAGTGGCGGAGGTGAACCGGTTGCAAATGGGCTTACACCTCTACCGTTGGAGCTTCCGCCTCTTTCCGGAGTATGTGCGCATTGCCGTTCAAACCTTGCATGGCCGCACCACCCGTGCCGCTGTGTACCTGGCCTGGGATTGGTTAGAGGCAATCACTCAAGAGCAGTTGTTTGATTTTGAAGGCGAGCTGCGTCGTCTACAGCAATTGTTTCGGGAGTCGGTGTATGGGGGGCCGACAGTGTACGCCCTGTTGCGAGCTGCCCACGAACGCGGCATCCCCACCTATTACCTGTGGGATGAGGGGGTGATGCAATACGGCTATGGACGCAAGCAAGTGCGCGGGGTTGCCACCACCTTTCACAGCGACAGCAACCTCGACTCCGCCTTCACCACCCGTAAAGACGATTGCAAAGCCTTTTTGGCAGCTCAAGGGTTTCCAGTACCGCCAGGGGAGGTAGTCACCTCCTTGGCAGAAGCCCTAGAGCAGGCTGCAGGGATTGGTTACCCAGTTGTACTCAAGCCGGTGGTCGGCCATAAGGGCATTGGGGTCACCGCCCACATTCGCACCCCGGAGGAGTTGCAGTTTGCCTATGACAAAGCTGTAGATGCTATTCCTTACGAACAGCCGATTCAGTTGATTTTAGAAAAACATTTGCAGGGCAGCGACTTTCGTCTATTGTGTGTGGGTGGGCGTTTTGTAGCGGCTACAGAACGGCGTCCAGCTTCGGTGACAGGAGATGGCCAGAGCACCATCGGTCAGCTGATCCACCAAGCCAATCAGGATCCCGCCCGTTGGGATACCCCCACTTCCCCCTTGGGGCCAATCCAGTGGGATGACGCCATGGAGCATTTTTTGGCGGAGCAGGGCCTGACGGTGGAAAGTGTGCTTGAGCCGGGGCGGACGGTTTATCTGCGCAAGGTGTCTAATCTTTCGGCGGGGGGGGTGAGCCGGGATGTTACCGCCAGCGTTCATCCCGATAATATTGTCTTGGCCCAAACCATTGCCCAACAGTTTTCGCTGGTGTGTCTGGGCATTGATGTGATTGCCACCAGCCTGGAACGCTCCTGGACTGAGGGATCCCTGGGCATCATCGAGATCAACGCAGCGCCGGGGGTGCTGATGCACCAGAAACCTGCTATCGGGGATGGGGTAGATGTGCCAGGGGCGATCCTCAACCATCTATTTCCGGCCAAGGCAACCGCCCGTATTCCGATTTTGACCTTCAATCGTTTGGCTCTAGGAGAGGTGCAGGCCTTGGTGGAGCACATTTTGGCTGCCCATCCCCAGTGGTGTGTGGGATCCCTCTGTCGCGAAGGAGTCTTGCTCAACCGGACTGTGAGACCGCGACAAGGCAGCCATTTCCGCCAGGTGAAAACCCTGTTGCGCCATCCTCACCTAGATCTACTTCTGGTGGAAATCGACGAAGATGTTCTGGAGCACGAGGGCTTGGCCTATGAGGGCAGTGATCTGGTGGTGTTGCGGGATCCCTCTGAAAAAGAGCAGCAGATGCTCAAGCGGGATCTCAACCCCGGTGGCACCTTGATCCTGCAACAGGGATCCACCGTAACCCTGACAGTGGCGGGCCAAGTGGAACGGTTTGATCTGATCGGGGCAGAACCGTTGCAGGGGATCCTGTTGCGTGCGGTGAGCCAGCTGCTCCAGACGTGGCGTGGGTAGAGGAGTTTGGATTTTTTTCAGATTCCCGGCAAAGGCAGAAAGGATGGGGGATCCCTGCCGGGCACACAGGGGTGCTCGCAGGTCAACTCTACACCAATCGAAAAGAAACGTTATCATAGAAGTCTGCTGGAGAGTCCCCCTTGGTAGCTCTGTAAACCCTACGAGGCAGATCGGAATGGATTGGGTGGAAAAAGTTCTGGAAAAGATCCGGGAATGGGTGGAACGTGTGCTCGACACCCTATTAGGGGATCCCCAGCCGCAGCCGCAACCGATTCCCATTCCGGTAGAAAATGGATCCCATCGTCGTCGCTGATCCGACCGCCATTGCCCCCGGCCTGGAGGTTCTCAGCTTACTCGTGTTGCACGGCCCCAATCTGAACCTGCTGGGGGTACGTGAGGTTGGTATCTACGGATCCCTGTCTTTGGAGCAGATTGATCGGGCCCTGCACCAGCAGGCTCACTCCCTCAAAGCTAAGTTGGAGCTCCTGCAATCCAACCATGAAGGGGTGTTGATCGATGCCATTCACCGCGCCCACCAGCAGCACCAAGGCATTTTGATCAACCCCGGCGCCTATACCCATACCAGCATTGCCCTACGGGATGCGATTGCCGGAGTGGGCTTACCGACGGTGGAAGTACACCTGAGCAACATTCATCGCCGCGAAGCTTTCCGCCAGCACTCCTACATCGCCGCGGTAGCAATCGGGCAAATCAGTGGGTTCGGGGCACAAAGCTACCTGCTGGGGTTGCAAGCCCTGGTGCAGCACCTGCGACTGCAAACTTCTTAGCTTCAGCTCAACAGACTGGGGTAGCATTTTGAGTAGCTGTTGCACCGATGGATAGGTTATCCGATGGGATCCGGTTACCGCAAAGCGTTGTTGATCCTGGCAGGTTTGTCCTTGAGCTTGGGCGTTCCGGTAGCCTGGGGGCAAACCTCCAGCACGTTTCAGCCTGGGTTTTTCCAGCCTGTGGCCCGTTTTGATCCCAGCCGCCCGGTGCAAGTCGTGTTGATCAACTGCTCCGACGCAACTGTGGAATATGGGATTACCACCGATCTTGGCTCTGATCAGGAGCTGCTGCCGGATGAACAAGTGACCCTCACCATCCGCGAGTTGCCTGCCTACCTATCTATTCATACCCCCAGCCGACCTCCCTTTTCCGAGATCAGCCTGCGGTATGTGGTTTCAGGCGATGCAGACCAAAATCGGATCACCGTGAATGTGGTAGTGAATCTGCTGCAGGAAGGGGGAGGAGATCGCACCCTCGACTTCAACCCAGAAGGAGGAGTCTACGTTTATTAGTCTTATTGAGTCTTATTGTATTAGTCTTAGTCCAGTATCACCAAGTACAGCCTTTTCCGACTTCACGCAGGCCCTTGAGCTAGGCAAAAAACCTTATGGAGGGGGTTGAGATCCCCGGGGTACTGCGATTTGGGATTAATGAACCTCCGGTTCAAGATTGGGCTTGCTTTCTGAAAAAGTACGGCGCAACAACAACGAGTTCAAAACAACACTGACGGAACTAAAGGCCATCAACCCACCTGCCATGGCCGGGCTGAGTACAATGCCGAACTTGGGCAAGAGCACACCCGCCGCCACAGGGATCCCCAACAGGTTGTAGCCAAAGGCCCACACTAGGTTCTGGCGAATTTTGCGGAAGGTGGCCGAACTCAGCCGAATCGCTTCCACCACATCCCAAAGGCGGTTGCGCATCAGGATGATATCGGCAGTTTCAATCGCCACATCCGTAGCCGAATGCAGAGAAATACCCATATCCGCCTGCGCTAGGGCGGGAGCATCGTTAATGCCATCTCCCACCATGCCCACCCTGATTCCTTGGGCTTGTAACTCTCGGATCACTTCTGCCTTGGCAGCCGGATGCACATTGGCAATCACTCGGATCCCTGGCAAGTTCAAAGACTGAATCATCTGTTCGGCCACTTCAGCTCGGTCGCCGGTGAGGAGCATCACCTGCAAGCCCATCTTTTGCAGTTGTTGCAGCGTGGCCCGAGCATCGGGACGCAGTTGATCTTGGGCGGCGATTAGCCCCATCAGGGATCCCTGTGGGCCGGAGCCTGGCGCACCCTGCACCACCACTCCCACCACGGTCTTTCCTGCCCCCACTAGAGCATCGATCTGGGCTTGAGCCTCTGGAGAAATCGGGATCCCCAGATCCGCTAACCCGTGCAGGGATCTCAAGATCACCCGTTGCCCCTCCACCTGAGCGGCAACCCCCAACCCCGGCTCCGTTTGAAATGCTGTGGCGGAAAGCAGCGGCAACCCCTGAGCGCGGGCTGCCCGTAAAATGGCTTCTGCCAAAGGATGGCGGGTTCCAGCTTCTACGGTGGCGGCCAGTTGTAGCAATCGGGTCGGGTTTAGGGAGGCATCCAGACTCAAGCAATCCGTCAGGCGGGGATCCCCTTGGGTGAGGGTGCCGGTTTTGTCGAACACCAACGTTTGCAGGTGATGGACCTTTTCCAAGACATCTCCCCCTCGGATCAACAGGCCCCGTTCTGCCCCCAGGCCCGTACCCACCAAAATGGCCGTCGGGGTGGCCAACCCCAACGCACAGGGACAGGCCACCACCAAAACCGCGATCGCCAACTTGAGGCTATTGAGCAAGGGAGTAGGGTGAGGAACATGGTCACTGGCCAGCAGGTGTGTACCCAGATGCAGACTCTGCCCCATCAGCCACTCGCTACCCCAAAGGGGGATCCCGATCCAATACCAAAACCCGAAGGTGAGCAGGGCCAGCGTCACCACCCCGTAGGTAAAATAGCCCGCCACAGTATCGGCAATCCCTTGAATCGGGGCTTTGCGAGCTTGGGCTTCTTCCACCAGGTTGATGATTTGAGCCAGGGTAGTCTCTTTTCCGGTGCGGGTGGCCCGACAGACCAGCACCCCCGACTGGTTCAAGGTTCCGGCCACAACGGCATCCCCCGGCTGCTTCAGCACCGGCAACGGTTCCCCGGTCAACATCGCTTCATTGACTGTCGCCTGTCCTGCAATCACCTCGCCATCTACCGGGATCTGCTCTCCGGCCCGTACCTGTAGATAATCCCCCACCCGCACTTGCTCGATCGGGCACCATTCCTCAGCTTGTGACCCAAGGTCTAGGTCACCTTCTGTCAAGCCGGAAGGAGAAAGTTCAGCTTCGCCTCCCTGCGCGCCGGCGCCTGGCGCATCCTTGGTTTGTCGAGTAACTTGTCGAGCCAAACTCGGGCGCAAGTTCACCAGCGCTTGCAGACTGCTGGCAGCCCGCATACGGCTGTGTTGTTCCAGGGCTCGCCCCAGCAAGATAAAACTGAGCAGCATCACGGGCTCATCGAAAAAGCATTCCCAGCCCACCTGCGGCGCCAAAAGCCCCACCAAACTGGCGGCATAGGCCGAGCCGGATCCCAGAGCCACCAAGGTGTTCATGTTGGGAGCCAGTCGTCGCGCTCCTTTCCAGCCATCCCAGATAATGCCTCGCGCCGGGCCGACAAATGTGAGGGTGGCCAATCCCCAGTGCAACCAGACATCGTTCAGAATCGGCAAACCCACACGAGTAAACAGGTTGAGATGTCCTGCCCCAGAGATCACCAGCAAAAAGGCAGCCGTCAACACTTGGCGAATTTGCTGTTGGGTCTGTTGTCGTTGTTGGGTCACCGGATCGGCAGGGATCCCGATCTCGGCACTAGGTTCGGTCTTGTCTATGGGCAGACGGGGGTGACTTGGAAACCCGGCTTCTGTCAAGATTTCTGCCAAATGCTCTGGGTCGGGCCTGATCCCTGCCGCAAACTCTACCAAGGCTGACTCGGTAATTAAGTTAACGCTGGCCTTGACCACCCCTGGCTGTTTCAACAGCTCCTGCTCCACAGCCCGGACACACCCGGCGCAACTCATACCCCCCACATCCAACGAAAGGGATCCCGCTGTGGTGATAGCCTGCTCAACCGGATCCCTCAGCGTGGCCACTGCATCAATATCAATGATGGGCATTGTGCTGTCTTTCATGGT encodes:
- a CDS encoding heavy metal translocating P-type ATPase, whose amino-acid sequence is MKDSTMPIIDIDAVATLRDPVEQAITTAGSLSLDVGGMSCAGCVRAVEQELLKQPGVVKASVNLITESALVEFAAGIRPDPEHLAEILTEAGFPSHPRLPIDKTEPSAEIGIPADPVTQQRQQTQQQIRQVLTAAFLLVISGAGHLNLFTRVGLPILNDVWLHWGLATLTFVGPARGIIWDGWKGARRLAPNMNTLVALGSGSAYAASLVGLLAPQVGWECFFDEPVMLLSFILLGRALEQHSRMRAASSLQALVNLRPSLARQVTRQTKDAPGAGAQGGEAELSPSGLTEGDLDLGSQAEEWCPIEQVRVGDYLQVRAGEQIPVDGEVIAGQATVNEAMLTGEPLPVLKQPGDAVVAGTLNQSGVLVCRATRTGKETTLAQIINLVEEAQARKAPIQGIADTVAGYFTYGVVTLALLTFGFWYWIGIPLWGSEWLMGQSLHLGTHLLASDHVPHPTPLLNSLKLAIAVLVVACPCALGLATPTAILVGTGLGAERGLLIRGGDVLEKVHHLQTLVFDKTGTLTQGDPRLTDCLSLDASLNPTRLLQLAATVEAGTRHPLAEAILRAARAQGLPLLSATAFQTEPGLGVAAQVEGQRVILRSLHGLADLGIPISPEAQAQIDALVGAGKTVVGVVVQGAPGSGPQGSLMGLIAAQDQLRPDARATLQQLQKMGLQVMLLTGDRAEVAEQMIQSLNLPGIRVIANVHPAAKAEVIRELQAQGIRVGMVGDGINDAPALAQADMGISLHSATDVAIETADIILMRNRLWDVVEAIRLSSATFRKIRQNLVWAFGYNLLGIPVAAGVLLPKFGIVLSPAMAGGLMAFSSVSVVLNSLLLRRTFSESKPNLEPEVH